ATAATCCAATCTAAACAGCACTTGCAAAATATTTTTGTTTTACTATTTATATATTTACCAATAATCTTAATATTTGGATTTATTTCAAACAGTTCTTATTTAAAAACTGTTTGTGTTTTTAATATCATTTTATCTCTGCGTCCAGAGAGGTAGCTACCTTTAACTTATAAGTTCTCTGATAATACTCCTTTCGTATTTAATCAAATACTTGCTTTATTTAGTTATCTCCTGCGAACTCGCCATAATATTTCTTTCTAGCTAATTCCGCTATTCTACCTGCTTCATCTACATCGTCATAGTCACCGATATGTATTGATTTGTAATTGTGACATAAACATACTGTATACTTACCTATACTTGAATTATAAAATACATTCCTATAACCTGTTTTATTATTCTTGTTTTTGGATTGTCTATATTTAGAATTTTTATTTGCTTCAACAACTCTTAAATTTCTTCTTCGATTATCCAACCCATTATGATCTATATGGTCTACCCTTTGCTTGCCATGATAGTCTAAAAGATATCTATGTAATATGTACTTTTTGCGTTTTGTTGGACTAATATAAACAGTACAAGAAACATAATAGCACTTATTATTTTTATCTATACACCATCTGCCATTGAAGTTAATTACTTTATCCCAATCAACTAAATCTACATAACAAGTGAATTTTTCTTTTTGTTTGTTATACAGATAAAATTCTACATAATCATCGACAATCTTATGCTCATATTCATACAATCATTTATCGCTCTCCTTTATAATTTTAGTTTTTCATCAAATAAAACTCTCGTTTGGTTTAGTTATCATTTTCTATTTCTTAGACAGTCATACTTCTTAATTGTTATTTAGTTGTCATTTATATCATAAAATTGAATAATCAAACATATATTTATATATCATTTTTAGGGAGGGTATTTTTATAAAGACTTATTTTAATAGCTTTAGTAATATAAAACCATATTTCGAATCTAAAAATTTTACTGTGCATACAACATATTTAGATAATGTAATATGTTGGGAAATATACGGTAATAAAATGTGGCGTATGAAAATTAATAATTCAAACATAAAATTATACATAATACTTCAAGATGAATTTTACTTGTATGAGATATTTAAAAGAGATACATCAATTGATGAAATTGTCTCATTTATAACTATGGTTGAAAATAATCAAGAGTCTTATAAAGAAAAACAAAAACAGTTAAAAAACTTATGCAGCCACTATTATTTTCAATACACTATTCGTGATGGTAGTATTATAATCAAATCTAAATATGGTAAATGGGTTATAACATCATGGAATCAATCTATTGAAATATATCATGGAAATTATAGAAAAAATAGAAGTAATTTATACAACACAAAAGGATTTCATCAACAAATCACTTTAACTGATGAGTATTGCTCTATTAATTATGCCTTGCACTATATTTCGCGACACGATCATAGTGTTCATAATACACTTTATGGCAAACCACTTTCATACAAATGATATTACCTTAATCCGTTTTTTATTATGTCGTATTTCAGATAAATAATGTTTCTGCAACCTTTGACACGACATTATAACTCATTGCATTTCCAAACAGTTTATACGCTTGTGTATCGCTCACAACAATTTTATATGTATCTGATAATCCTGTTAATCTAGCACACTCTCTAGGAGTAGGTCTTCTCAAATTAGTTTTATCATTTGGTTTGTATTCAGTATGATAATAGTTATCTTGACTTGCTCTATGCATCTTATAAAGTGTTGCACATAATGGTCTAGCAATTTTTAAATCTGTTTCTGGATTTGCATCCCATCCACCAGTACCCCTACTTAAAACAGTTTTAGCCATCTTGTCGGTAAGATAATATTTATCATCAACTTTTGGCTCTAACAAATCTTGTGCTGTTACATCTAATGAAATCTCTTTAGGAAATTCATAATTAAATTCTCCTAAATCTTTTCTTTGACCTACTATATACAATCTTCTTCTAGTTTGTGGAATTCCATAATCTGAAGTATTTAATACTTGAAATTTAATATTATAATTATCATCAAAAGATTGTTTTACAATATCAAAATCTTTACCATCGTTACTTGTTAAAAGTTTTCTTACATTTTCAAATATAAACCATTTAGGCTTTTTATAATTTAGAATTCTTATGTAATCATGAAATAATCTACTGTTAATTCCATTAAGTCCCTCACCATCTTTTTTCATTTGTGAAATATCAGTACAAGGACTCCCACCAATTATAACATCAAAGTTAGGAAGTTGTGTTTCATTAATTTTAGTAATATCACCATAATTCTTTCTATTTGGAAAGTTTTCATTATAGTTTTTAATAGCACTAGGATCAATCTCAGAATAACCTACATTCTCAAAACCTAATTTATCTAATGCCATACCACCTATACCTGTACCTGCAAATAATTCAAAATAATTTATATTAATCATTCTCCCTTTATTTCATTATTGTACTTAACTGAATTACAGTTTTATCTACTACAAAACTTTTTTGCTGTATTATATTTATCCATACTACTTCTTAATTTCAATAAATCATCTTTTAATAATTTGGAACATTCAGAACAACAAGTACCTAATTTTTTATTACCTAATCCACCACAAAAGTAGTAAGTGTTATCGTTTAGTTTTATCTCTTTACCACAATGACAGCATTTCATTGTTCCACCTCTAATTCATTCCACTGATTAAAAATACATCTCATTTTATTTGCAAATCTGTGACCACCTACTGCAATTAAAAACGATTCCTGTTCAAACTGATCCATTTTAGAAAATGCTCTGGTAACCTTATCAAGTTTATATGCGAATGGTTCAATATAACTATCTTCATCATTTCTATAAAACTTAGGAATATTATATTTTAAACAAATTTGAGAATAAGCATCCATAATATCACTTCTTTACGACAATTTATCTTTAGGCGGTTTGGGTAACTCCATCCAATGAGTAATAATATAATCGTCATCTAATATCCAATTAGGATTATCATCTAC
This window of the Ruminococcaceae bacterium BL-6 genome carries:
- a CDS encoding Cytosine-specific methyltransferase; this encodes MININYFELFAGTGIGGMALDKLGFENVGYSEIDPSAIKNYNENFPNRKNYGDITKINETQLPNFDVIIGGSPCTDISQMKKDGEGLNGINSRLFHDYIRILNYKKPKWFIFENVRKLLTSNDGKDFDIVKQSFDDNYNIKFQVLNTSDYGIPQTRRRLYIVGQRKDLGEFNYEFPKEISLDVTAQDLLEPKVDDKYYLTDKMAKTVLSRGTGGWDANPETDLKIARPLCATLYKMHRASQDNYYHTEYKPNDKTNLRRPTPRECARLTGLSDTYKIVVSDTQAYKLFGNAMSYNVVSKVAETLFI
- a CDS encoding protein of unknown function (Evidence 5 : Unknown function), which codes for MWRMKINNSNIKLYIILQDEFYLYEIFKRDTSIDEIVSFITMVENNQESYKEKQKQLKNLCSHYYFQYTIRDGSIIIKSKYGKWVITSWNQSIEIYHGNYRKNRSNLYNTKGFHQQITLTDEYCSINYALHYISRHDHSVHNTLYGKPLSYK
- a CDS encoding protein of unknown function (Evidence 5 : Unknown function); its protein translation is MDAYSQICLKYNIPKFYRNDEDSYIEPFAYKLDKVTRAFSKMDQFEQESFLIAVGGHRFANKMRCIFNQWNELEVEQ
- a CDS encoding protein of unknown function (Evidence 5 : Unknown function); translation: MKCCHCGKEIKLNDNTYYFCGGLGNKKLGTCCSECSKLLKDDLLKLRSSMDKYNTAKKFCSR
- a CDS encoding conserved protein of unknown function (Evidence 4 : Unknown function but conserved in other organisms), encoding MYEYEHKIVDDYVEFYLYNKQKEKFTCYVDLVDWDKVINFNGRWCIDKNNKCYYVSCTVYISPTKRKKYILHRYLLDYHGKQRVDHIDHNGLDNRRRNLRVVEANKNSKYRQSKNKNNKTGYRNVFYNSSIGKYTVCLCHNYKSIHIGDYDDVDEAGRIAELARKKYYGEFAGDN